From Halanaeroarchaeum sulfurireducens, a single genomic window includes:
- a CDS encoding 4Fe-4S dicluster domain-containing protein, with amino-acid sequence MGEQWGFYFDTNKCMGCSACAIACKNRHGAEAGGVDWRRVERVSSGEFPDYNEQNVSLSCMHCADAPCEKVCPTNAIEKRESDGIVTIDRDKCIGCKYCGWACPYGAPQYGDEGLMQKCNLCLDKGPGSGADAPSKNDQEDPLEPACVDECVGDALHAGPISELMDLASQAAADRYANDQTSVIVEPPNNDATAENASNSIITPFNAGD; translated from the coding sequence ATGGGTGAGCAGTGGGGTTTCTACTTCGACACGAACAAGTGCATGGGCTGTTCGGCCTGTGCGATCGCGTGTAAGAACCGCCATGGCGCGGAGGCCGGCGGCGTCGACTGGCGCCGCGTCGAGCGGGTTTCCTCGGGCGAGTTCCCCGACTACAACGAGCAGAACGTCTCCCTCTCGTGTATGCACTGTGCGGACGCCCCCTGTGAAAAGGTGTGTCCGACCAACGCGATCGAAAAGCGCGAGTCCGACGGTATCGTGACGATCGATCGCGACAAGTGTATCGGCTGCAAATACTGCGGCTGGGCCTGCCCCTACGGCGCCCCGCAGTACGGTGACGAGGGTCTCATGCAGAAATGCAACCTCTGTCTCGACAAGGGACCCGGCAGCGGCGCCGACGCTCCCTCCAAGAACGATCAGGAGGATCCGCTCGAACCGGCCTGTGTCGACGAGTGTGTCGGCGACGCGCTTCACGCCGGTCCCATTTCCGAGCTGATGGATCTGGCCTCGCAGGCCGCGGCGGATCGGTACGCCAACGACCAGACCTCGGTGATCGTCGAACCGCCGAACAACGACGCGACGGCCGAGAACGCTAGCAACAGCATCATCACGCCGTTCAACGCAGGGGACTGA
- the nrfD gene encoding NrfD/PsrC family molybdoenzyme membrane anchor subunit, producing the protein MSVTGGAAGWLWLDSPHWAEFIATYLFLGGVSGGAYLTSTWASLMKHLMDEQNWLSRVLLARSDDPEHRFSCSETARWGSLIAVLGIAVGGLALLSHLGAPIRALTFPVLFTNFGSWLVIGTWVIVLFSVWAVLETLWLHFGADLQGTSGLSLFPRKILSWIDGVMPWRTDRGITWLIDTIADATRPPSRLWGGLRIIGGVLSITLIVYTAMLLSDVTVVQFWTRPYLPFIFLMSGVSTGISAALLGTVLSGGALTRANHRFCLTDDAIIVVELVGIGLLLSFLSSSPNMGAQASLTALFDTYQLLFVGGVLAFGTIIPVILSLTITVLHEFTHFEENPMGARLLTGGYATKYVLVLIGGFLLRYVVLMAAVKSPLAVPGL; encoded by the coding sequence ATGAGTGTGACAGGTGGTGCAGCAGGGTGGCTGTGGCTGGACTCCCCGCACTGGGCGGAGTTCATCGCCACGTACCTGTTCCTGGGTGGCGTGAGCGGCGGCGCGTACCTCACGTCGACGTGGGCGAGCCTGATGAAGCACCTGATGGACGAGCAGAACTGGCTGAGTCGGGTGCTGTTGGCCCGTTCGGACGATCCCGAGCACCGGTTTTCGTGTTCGGAGACGGCCCGCTGGGGGTCGCTGATAGCGGTGTTGGGCATCGCGGTCGGTGGGTTAGCGTTGCTCTCACACCTGGGTGCGCCGATACGCGCGTTGACGTTCCCGGTGTTGTTCACGAACTTCGGCTCGTGGCTGGTGATCGGGACGTGGGTAATCGTGCTGTTCTCGGTGTGGGCAGTCCTGGAGACCTTGTGGTTGCACTTCGGCGCGGACCTGCAGGGAACGTCGGGGCTGAGTCTGTTCCCGCGGAAGATCCTGTCCTGGATCGACGGCGTGATGCCGTGGCGGACGGATCGGGGCATCACGTGGTTGATCGACACGATCGCGGACGCGACGCGGCCGCCGAGTCGGCTGTGGGGCGGCCTTCGGATCATCGGCGGTGTGCTGTCGATAACGCTGATCGTCTACACGGCGATGTTGCTGAGCGACGTGACGGTGGTACAGTTCTGGACGCGGCCGTACCTGCCCTTTATCTTCCTGATGAGCGGCGTGTCGACGGGAATTTCGGCGGCGCTGCTGGGAACGGTGCTGAGCGGCGGCGCGCTCACCCGGGCAAACCACCGCTTTTGCCTGACCGACGACGCGATAATCGTGGTGGAGCTGGTGGGGATCGGGCTGCTGTTATCCTTCCTTTCGAGTTCGCCGAACATGGGCGCGCAGGCGAGCCTGACGGCGCTGTTCGACACCTACCAGTTGCTGTTCGTGGGCGGGGTGCTGGCGTTCGGGACGATAATCCCGGTAATCCTGTCGCTGACGATAACGGTCCTCCACGAGTTCACGCACTTCGAGGAGAATCCGATGGGTGCTCGCCTGCTGACGGGCGGGTACGCGACGAAGTACGTGCTGGTGTTGATCGGCGGATTCCTGCTACGCTACGTGGTGTTGATGGCTGCGGTAAAGAGTCCACTCGCGGTCCCGGGGCTGTAA
- a CDS encoding TorD/DmsD family molecular chaperone, with protein MNRESTADDAVPVTDAQVTDWESGLVLLSNCLRQPDDEIRRAIEDGAIREAIDEYFDLPEGLEDSLAVDGRNLTEDYEALFGAFATPFAPPAESPYKPWYGDRAGLMEGPPAADMERRYDALGAEFGESYPADHVALLLEYASLLLEAGDDGTFAAFLSEHLDWIDAFGRMVEEARAEAPFYRSCVDVLVTVVEALRAEWEVADPSEEDIASMVRNAKTNIE; from the coding sequence ATGAACCGAGAGTCCACAGCAGACGACGCGGTGCCGGTGACCGACGCGCAGGTGACGGACTGGGAGTCGGGACTCGTCCTCCTGTCGAACTGCCTCCGCCAGCCCGACGACGAGATCCGCCGGGCGATCGAGGACGGAGCGATTCGTGAGGCGATCGACGAGTACTTCGACCTCCCCGAGGGGCTGGAGGACTCTTTGGCGGTGGACGGACGCAATCTCACGGAGGACTACGAGGCGCTGTTCGGCGCGTTCGCCACTCCGTTCGCCCCGCCCGCCGAATCCCCGTACAAACCGTGGTATGGCGACCGTGCCGGCCTCATGGAAGGGCCGCCGGCCGCCGACATGGAGCGGCGGTACGACGCCCTCGGTGCGGAGTTCGGAGAGTCGTACCCCGCCGACCACGTGGCGCTCCTCCTCGAGTACGCCAGCCTCCTCCTGGAGGCAGGCGACGACGGGACGTTCGCGGCCTTCCTCTCCGAGCATCTCGACTGGATCGATGCCTTCGGACGGATGGTCGAGGAGGCTCGTGCCGAGGCGCCCTTCTACCGCAGTTGTGTCGATGTACTGGTGACCGTCGTCGAGGCCCTTCGCGCGGAGTGGGAGGTTGCCGACCCGAGCGAGGAGGATATCGCGTCGATGGTCCGGAACGCGAAAACGAATATCGAGTGA
- a CDS encoding helix-turn-helix domain-containing protein: protein MAVDETTREFERREYRLTYRVTPPSTCPIERMGREVDDVSIFRTPDDMKCDFTVREDGKSSVKHHRRSADRRCPCSVFFETRAVPHVTLDGEDLRITTYVDEPEAGYDIAERLKSISEDVSLVDFRRVAGEDADLNARIDLSALTKKQLQAVAIALERGYYRTPSETTIEEMAAETDVSSSAFATRLRNAEQAIADQLLDAI from the coding sequence ATGGCGGTTGACGAAACGACCCGGGAGTTCGAACGGCGCGAATATCGCCTCACCTATCGAGTGACGCCGCCGTCGACCTGTCCGATCGAGCGAATGGGCAGGGAAGTCGACGACGTGTCGATCTTCCGGACCCCGGACGACATGAAATGTGACTTCACCGTCCGGGAGGACGGCAAATCCTCGGTGAAACATCACCGCCGATCGGCCGACCGGCGCTGTCCGTGCTCGGTGTTCTTCGAGACCCGGGCGGTGCCACACGTCACACTAGACGGTGAGGACCTGCGGATCACGACCTACGTCGACGAACCGGAGGCCGGATACGATATTGCCGAACGGCTGAAGTCCATCTCCGAGGACGTCTCGCTCGTTGACTTCCGACGCGTCGCCGGCGAGGACGCCGACCTGAACGCGCGAATCGATCTCTCTGCTCTCACCAAAAAACAACTGCAGGCAGTCGCGATCGCACTGGAACGCGGCTATTACCGGACGCCGAGTGAGACGACGATCGAGGAGATGGCTGCCGAAACGGATGTCTCCAGTTCCGCCTTCGCGACCAGGCTTCGCAACGCGGAACAGGCGATCGCGGACCAGCTCCTCGACGCGATCTAG
- a CDS encoding helix-turn-helix domain-containing protein, protein MTMEPSIRTFGYPPMSPGQLLEKVFDLSGEEERLYEWMLTQEEPIIPDDVVEFLGCSSSSAYRYIDTLENRGLIVEKAVYRSKQLRSGYVATPPEEVSDALEDWIDRRYELCQEAIENRTFANEIECNAD, encoded by the coding sequence ATGACTATGGAACCGTCGATACGGACATTCGGCTACCCACCGATGTCCCCCGGACAACTACTGGAGAAGGTGTTCGACCTCTCGGGGGAGGAAGAACGCCTCTACGAGTGGATGCTCACGCAGGAGGAGCCTATCATCCCCGACGACGTCGTCGAATTTCTGGGGTGCTCGTCGTCGTCCGCGTACCGATACATCGACACGCTCGAAAACCGGGGGCTCATCGTGGAGAAGGCGGTGTACCGATCGAAACAGCTGCGGTCCGGATACGTCGCTACCCCTCCCGAGGAGGTCTCAGACGCTCTCGAGGACTGGATCGACCGTCGGTACGAACTGTGCCAAGAGGCCATCGAAAACCGCACGTTCGCGAACGAGATAGAGTGTAACGCGGATTGA
- a CDS encoding iron-sulfur cluster assembly protein, with protein MNESLDETDVEEAIQNVTHPEIDATLYDLEMINSVSVENDDVEIDVAIPMMGIPPAVKQILRDRLATALEGLVDDPTIEFVQMSDQQRQRFFEMEEENWSGGLEGETSSDSSAPF; from the coding sequence ATGAACGAATCACTGGACGAGACGGACGTCGAGGAAGCGATCCAGAACGTCACACACCCGGAGATCGACGCGACGCTGTACGATCTCGAGATGATCAACTCGGTCTCGGTCGAGAACGACGACGTGGAGATCGACGTCGCGATCCCGATGATGGGGATCCCCCCTGCCGTCAAACAGATACTGCGGGACCGGCTCGCGACCGCACTCGAGGGGCTCGTGGACGATCCAACCATCGAGTTCGTCCAAATGAGCGACCAGCAGCGCCAGCGCTTTTTCGAGATGGAAGAGGAGAACTGGTCGGGTGGCCTCGAGGGAGAGACGTCCTCGGACTCGTCTGCCCCCTTCTAG
- a CDS encoding metal-dependent transcriptional regulator, which yields MTSREQRSTRTLPNRNAGNYLRTILTESESRSTEIRPGRLSDVLGVTPPSVSQMLEKLEDTGYANHKPYGGITLTDKGEQIARHLQWRTCVFEAFFSSHFDVELTDTQSYRASFELPDSLLVSMSECLDMPCRHECDDRVWPGDCPDCDGVTA from the coding sequence ATGACCTCACGCGAACAACGTTCGACGAGGACGCTCCCGAACAGGAACGCGGGAAACTACCTGCGAACGATTCTCACGGAGTCGGAGAGTCGCTCGACGGAGATCCGCCCGGGACGACTCAGCGACGTGCTCGGGGTGACCCCGCCCAGCGTCTCGCAGATGCTCGAAAAACTGGAGGATACGGGCTACGCGAACCACAAGCCCTACGGCGGAATCACCCTCACCGACAAGGGCGAACAAATCGCGCGCCACCTCCAGTGGCGAACCTGCGTGTTCGAGGCGTTTTTCTCCTCGCACTTCGACGTGGAACTCACGGACACCCAGAGCTACCGAGCGAGTTTCGAGTTGCCCGACTCGCTGCTCGTCTCGATGAGCGAGTGTTTGGACATGCCGTGTCGGCACGAGTGCGACGATCGAGTCTGGCCAGGGGACTGCCCCGACTGCGACGGCGTGACGGCCTAG
- a CDS encoding MBL fold metallo-hydrolase: MTDVTILVDDRVGPMRPKGLQAEHGFSVAVDDVLFDTGQSGIAADNARRLGRPTAYDTIVLSHGHYDHTGGLPAFLPGAKRLYAHAGAFDPKLRDGGYIGNPYRRERIEADVEVITHTDPVEVGDDIYALGEVPRSYPDNPTGKTVDDDGNMVEDRILDDQSLAVDTDEGILLICGCCHAGLRNTIEHAESALDGTVRAVVGGTHLTAVDDETVHEIADWLEGRLDVIAPSHCTGADAERILATRFPELFVSVGAGSELAYPEITDR, from the coding sequence ATGACGGACGTTACCATTCTGGTCGACGACCGCGTCGGGCCGATGCGACCCAAGGGACTGCAGGCGGAGCATGGGTTTTCCGTCGCCGTCGACGACGTGCTCTTCGATACCGGACAGAGCGGCATCGCGGCCGACAACGCCAGACGCCTCGGTCGGCCGACCGCGTACGACACGATCGTCTTGAGCCACGGTCACTACGACCACACAGGCGGCCTGCCCGCGTTCCTGCCGGGAGCAAAGCGGCTGTACGCACACGCCGGTGCGTTCGACCCGAAACTTCGGGACGGCGGATACATCGGTAACCCCTACCGGCGGGAGCGAATCGAGGCGGACGTCGAGGTCATCACCCACACCGACCCGGTCGAGGTCGGTGACGACATCTACGCGCTCGGGGAGGTCCCGCGGTCGTATCCCGACAATCCGACCGGGAAGACGGTGGACGACGACGGAAACATGGTCGAGGACCGCATCCTGGATGATCAGTCGCTGGCGGTCGACACCGACGAGGGGATCCTGTTGATCTGTGGGTGCTGTCACGCCGGACTGCGGAACACGATCGAACACGCCGAGTCGGCACTCGACGGAACGGTTCGAGCGGTCGTGGGCGGAACCCACTTGACCGCGGTCGACGACGAGACCGTCCACGAGATCGCGGACTGGCTGGAGGGCCGCCTCGACGTGATCGCGCCCTCCCACTGCACCGGAGCGGACGCGGAACGGATCCTCGCGACTCGATTCCCCGAACTGTTCGTCAGCGTCGGCGCCGGAAGCGAACTCGCCTATCCGGAAATCACCGATCGGTAA
- a CDS encoding FeoA family protein, with protein sequence MQDGEEGTIAEIGEEIRDTVVSMGVRPGERLVIHNTQPLNGPVVVSVGQSMTSMSQSHARQIEISVDDD encoded by the coding sequence ATGCAGGACGGGGAAGAGGGGACGATCGCCGAGATCGGTGAGGAGATCCGGGACACGGTCGTCTCGATGGGCGTCCGTCCCGGAGAACGCCTCGTCATCCACAACACACAGCCGCTGAACGGGCCGGTCGTCGTCTCCGTCGGCCAATCTATGACTTCTATGAGCCAATCACATGCCCGCCAGATCGAAATCTCCGTCGACGATGACTGA
- a CDS encoding FeoB small GTPase domain-containing protein → MTEVSRVLLVGHPNVGKSALFNRLTGADITESNYPGTTVDYTEGELLADGRSLQVIDVPGTFSLDPKDRAEEVAVELLEANPGATVVCVVDATRIERGLNLALEVIERGYEVVLAVNMWDEAREKNIDIDVDGLEEMLGVPVTPTIATAGVGIKDLVESLSRATAPSIEDIERRASTEVLDA, encoded by the coding sequence ATGACTGAGGTCTCGCGGGTTTTGCTGGTCGGCCACCCGAACGTGGGCAAGAGTGCCCTGTTCAACCGACTGACGGGGGCCGACATTACCGAGTCCAACTATCCGGGAACGACGGTGGACTACACCGAGGGAGAACTCCTCGCCGACGGCCGGTCCCTTCAGGTGATCGACGTCCCGGGAACGTTCTCGCTGGACCCGAAAGATCGGGCCGAGGAAGTCGCCGTCGAACTCCTCGAGGCGAATCCAGGGGCGACCGTCGTCTGCGTTGTCGACGCCACGCGCATCGAGCGGGGGCTGAACCTCGCACTCGAGGTGATCGAACGCGGGTACGAGGTGGTGTTGGCCGTCAACATGTGGGACGAGGCGCGCGAGAAGAACATCGACATCGACGTCGACGGGCTCGAGGAGATGCTTGGTGTTCCGGTCACGCCCACCATCGCAACGGCGGGCGTCGGGATCAAAGACCTCGTCGAGAGCCTCTCGCGGGCCACGGCCCCCTCGATCGAAGACATCGAACGGCGGGCGTCCACAGAGGTGCTTGACGCATGA
- a CDS encoding nucleoside recognition domain-containing protein translates to MSRDLDPAERWDLVDAVVEETVEYSETRSTMPEILGKLTIDPWTGLPFAVAVLYGIWSFFGAVAGFFTDGYFVPLFDEYWLPYLQEVFPWEGSWLYFILVGDPTATTSFEAFGMLTSGLFVAIGVVLPAILALYLLIVILEDSGYMARLAVLLDTLFHKIGLHGYSIVPMVLSFGCNVPGVAATRNLESEKQRFMMMTLLSVFIPCGAQLGIMLALIPQYTGYILLYLLLGFFVVGAVLNRVVPGSSPELITDIPPLREPQYGNVSTKLWLRVRGFLTTAVPFVLLGVGLINVLYLGGAIQWLATTLEPILTGWFGVPKETVPALIAGFLRKDLAVAQLANIGMTPFQTVMSVVMVSIYFPCVATFAMLLKEGRKAGGMARTLGGALAVLAVTLFVWGGLLHLIGKVLGVA, encoded by the coding sequence ATGAGCCGCGACCTCGACCCCGCCGAACGGTGGGATCTCGTCGATGCGGTCGTCGAGGAGACGGTCGAGTACAGCGAGACACGCTCGACGATGCCGGAGATCCTGGGCAAGCTCACGATCGACCCGTGGACGGGACTCCCCTTCGCGGTCGCCGTTCTCTACGGCATCTGGTCGTTTTTCGGCGCCGTGGCGGGGTTTTTCACCGACGGGTATTTCGTCCCGCTCTTCGACGAGTACTGGCTGCCGTACCTCCAGGAGGTATTCCCATGGGAGGGCAGCTGGCTGTACTTCATCCTCGTGGGCGATCCCACCGCGACGACCAGCTTCGAGGCCTTCGGGATGCTCACGAGCGGGCTATTCGTGGCGATCGGCGTCGTCTTGCCCGCGATCCTCGCGCTGTACCTCCTCATCGTGATCCTGGAGGACTCGGGATACATGGCCCGACTGGCCGTGTTGCTCGATACGCTCTTTCACAAGATCGGGCTCCACGGCTACTCGATCGTGCCGATGGTACTGTCGTTCGGCTGTAACGTGCCGGGCGTCGCGGCCACTCGGAACCTGGAGTCGGAGAAACAGCGGTTCATGATGATGACCCTCCTGTCCGTATTCATCCCCTGTGGCGCCCAGCTCGGGATCATGCTCGCGTTGATCCCGCAGTACACCGGCTACATCCTCCTGTACCTGCTCCTGGGCTTCTTCGTGGTCGGTGCCGTCCTGAATCGGGTCGTCCCCGGGTCGTCACCCGAACTGATAACCGATATTCCGCCGCTGCGCGAGCCACAGTACGGGAACGTGAGTACGAAACTGTGGCTCCGCGTGCGAGGATTCCTGACGACGGCCGTTCCGTTCGTGTTGCTGGGCGTCGGGCTCATCAACGTCCTGTACCTCGGCGGTGCCATTCAGTGGTTGGCCACGACGCTGGAGCCGATACTGACCGGCTGGTTCGGCGTCCCCAAGGAGACCGTTCCGGCGCTGATCGCCGGCTTCCTGCGCAAGGATCTGGCCGTCGCCCAGCTCGCCAACATCGGAATGACGCCCTTCCAGACCGTGATGTCCGTTGTCATGGTGAGCATCTACTTCCCGTGCGTGGCGACGTTCGCCATGCTGCTCAAGGAGGGGCGCAAGGCCGGTGGGATGGCCCGGACCCTCGGCGGGGCGCTCGCCGTCCTGGCCGTGACGCTGTTCGTCTGGGGCGGGCTGCTCCACCTGATCGGCAAAGTCCTGGGGGTGGCCTGA
- a CDS encoding FeoC-like transcriptional regulator: MSAYRRVLDLLRRGTSIPRIAERMDMRTDALVAMIESMERAGHLRDISCEGETCSTCPMAEACGVQQDGPANYVISEAGITYLVEHDATDAGADGADSVPADGTRRD, encoded by the coding sequence ATGAGCGCGTACCGGCGCGTGCTGGATCTGCTCCGCCGGGGGACGTCGATTCCCCGCATCGCGGAACGGATGGACATGAGAACGGACGCCCTCGTGGCGATGATCGAGTCGATGGAGCGGGCCGGACACCTCCGTGACATCAGCTGTGAGGGCGAGACGTGTTCGACCTGCCCGATGGCGGAGGCGTGTGGCGTCCAGCAGGACGGGCCAGCCAATTACGTCATCTCCGAGGCGGGGATCACCTATCTCGTGGAGCACGACGCCACCGACGCGGGCGCAGACGGCGCCGACTCCGTCCCGGCCGACGGGACGCGGCGCGATTGA
- a CDS encoding NifB/NifX family molybdenum-iron cluster-binding protein — protein MKVCIPTLGTGGFEAEVSPHFGRAPTFTLYDTEEESLSVVENGGEHHGGNRSPPNAIAETGADVLVCGNLGRKAVDRFDEMGIAVYRGAEGTVENALNRWDADDLEEAQPGEDCGHDHGHDHDDGHGHGHGHGGGHDHGDGHDHGDGHGHDHDHGGGHDHGDGHGHDHDHTHDHDHDHTHDHDHDHTHDHDH, from the coding sequence ATGAAGGTCTGTATCCCAACGCTCGGCACTGGCGGTTTCGAGGCCGAGGTGTCCCCCCACTTCGGGCGCGCCCCGACGTTCACGCTGTACGACACCGAGGAGGAGAGCCTGTCCGTCGTCGAGAACGGCGGCGAACACCACGGGGGCAACCGGTCGCCGCCGAACGCGATTGCAGAGACCGGGGCCGACGTCCTGGTCTGTGGGAACCTCGGCCGCAAAGCCGTCGACAGATTCGACGAGATGGGGATCGCCGTCTACCGTGGCGCAGAGGGGACCGTCGAGAACGCTCTCAACCGGTGGGATGCCGACGATCTGGAGGAGGCCCAACCGGGCGAGGACTGTGGCCACGATCACGGCCACGACCACGATGATGGCCATGGCCACGGCCACGGTCATGGAGGGGGTCACGATCACGGTGACGGTCACGACCACGGTGATGGCCATGGCCACGATCACGATCATGGAGGGGGCCACGACCACGGTGATGGCCATGGCCACGATCACGACCACACCCACGACCACGATCACGACCACACCCACGACCACGATCACGACCACACCCACGACCACGATCACTGA
- a CDS encoding NAD(P)/FAD-dependent oxidoreductase → MHIGTEKLRNEFVMAPIKTGYSDGDGSVTDRHLQFYRRRADHLGAITPEPLYLDERLRELPTQMGIDDDDAIPGLRDLTDAIHDGGAKAIAHLNHPGRMANGNIEGNVHLSASATTCERTGITPERMSKDDIDEAVSLFEDAARRAEEAGFDVLELQFSHGYLVAQFLSPAVNDRDDEYGGSFENRARFGFEVLDAVQSATDLPVMIRLTADDKVEGGIDFPEARELAGRLEDRGADAFHVTAGSLCANPPYFFQHMFTPKGELWEYADTLGNDVSVPVAAVGRINEHQDIETIQSDTNADLVAVGRALVADPDFVGKYLGEVDGPVRPCMACSDGCLGGVKSGEGLGCVINPAVGDEDELRFEPTAEPREYAIVGGGPAGMTAAEVLSERGHEVDLYESDELGGAFRWAPLPPGKDSLQKGLDYLETVVETADDVDVIRDEATESTLEDYDGAVIATGSEPMIPPIEGLDTVEYDGAEILDAEAMPADERVMVIGGGFIGLETADALAEAGNEVIVVELLSDVGRGMISLEKGPVLSKLEKTDSVSIHKETDLQEVAEETAVATKDGEELSWEGIDRYVVATGVQSYDPFDYDELSIPTETVGDAAEPGRAEDAIASAYETAQSL, encoded by the coding sequence ATGCACATAGGCACCGAGAAGCTCCGAAACGAGTTTGTCATGGCACCGATCAAGACCGGGTACAGCGACGGTGACGGGAGCGTGACTGACCGTCACCTGCAATTTTACCGACGCAGGGCGGATCATCTGGGCGCGATCACACCCGAGCCACTGTATCTCGACGAGCGCCTGCGGGAGCTTCCGACCCAGATGGGGATCGACGATGACGATGCCATCCCGGGACTGCGCGATCTCACCGACGCAATTCACGACGGGGGCGCCAAAGCGATCGCTCACCTGAATCACCCGGGCCGAATGGCGAACGGGAACATCGAGGGCAACGTTCACCTCTCCGCGTCCGCGACCACGTGCGAGCGCACCGGCATCACCCCCGAGCGAATGTCGAAAGACGACATCGACGAGGCTGTCAGCCTCTTCGAAGATGCGGCGAGACGGGCCGAGGAAGCGGGTTTCGACGTCCTCGAACTCCAGTTCAGCCACGGATACCTCGTGGCTCAGTTCCTCTCGCCCGCCGTGAACGACAGGGACGACGAATACGGCGGCTCCTTCGAGAATCGGGCCCGGTTCGGGTTCGAGGTCCTCGATGCCGTACAATCGGCAACCGATCTGCCGGTGATGATTCGACTCACCGCTGACGACAAGGTCGAGGGCGGCATCGACTTCCCCGAGGCGCGGGAGCTGGCGGGGCGGCTGGAAGACCGCGGCGCGGACGCCTTCCACGTGACTGCCGGGTCGCTCTGTGCGAACCCACCGTATTTCTTCCAGCACATGTTCACCCCGAAAGGGGAACTCTGGGAGTACGCCGATACCCTCGGAAACGACGTCTCGGTACCGGTCGCGGCCGTCGGCCGCATCAACGAACACCAGGACATCGAGACCATCCAGTCCGACACGAACGCCGACCTCGTCGCCGTCGGGCGCGCGCTGGTGGCCGACCCGGACTTCGTGGGCAAGTATCTCGGCGAGGTAGACGGACCGGTCCGACCCTGTATGGCCTGCAGCGACGGCTGTCTCGGCGGCGTCAAATCCGGCGAGGGACTCGGCTGCGTCATCAACCCGGCCGTGGGTGACGAAGACGAACTTCGCTTCGAGCCCACCGCGGAGCCTCGCGAGTACGCGATCGTGGGCGGCGGTCCCGCGGGCATGACGGCCGCGGAAGTCCTCTCGGAACGGGGTCACGAGGTCGACCTCTACGAATCAGACGAACTGGGCGGTGCGTTCCGGTGGGCTCCGCTTCCCCCGGGCAAAGACAGCTTACAGAAGGGGCTCGATTACCTCGAGACGGTCGTCGAGACGGCCGACGACGTCGATGTGATACGAGATGAGGCGACGGAATCGACCCTCGAGGACTACGACGGCGCCGTGATCGCCACCGGATCGGAGCCGATGATCCCGCCCATCGAGGGCCTCGACACCGTCGAGTACGACGGCGCCGAGATTCTCGACGCCGAGGCGATGCCCGCCGACGAGCGTGTCATGGTGATCGGCGGCGGCTTCATCGGCCTTGAGACCGCGGACGCACTCGCCGAGGCCGGGAACGAAGTGATCGTCGTGGAGTTGCTCTCGGACGTGGGCCGAGGGATGATCTCCCTCGAGAAGGGGCCGGTTCTCAGCAAACTCGAGAAGACCGACTCGGTGTCGATCCACAAGGAGACCGACCTCCAGGAGGTCGCAGAGGAGACGGCTGTCGCGACGAAGGACGGCGAGGAACTCTCCTGGGAGGGGATCGACCGGTACGTGGTCGCCACTGGCGTGCAGTCCTACGACCCCTTCGATTACGACGAGCTGTCAATTCCCACCGAGACCGTCGGCGATGCGGCGGAGCCCGGGCGAGCCGAGGACGCCATCGCGTCGGCGTACGAGACGGCACAGTCGCTATGA